One part of the Musa acuminata AAA Group cultivar baxijiao chromosome BXJ1-5, Cavendish_Baxijiao_AAA, whole genome shotgun sequence genome encodes these proteins:
- the LOC135674205 gene encoding uncharacterized protein At1g28695-like has protein sequence MSFSGAIAYRATASIVVAPLLVLVVIYACLWPLGVPTAFFRLQHGANTTEITPKDELEAALEAVAMENRTLIIAILNKAYVEQNAMLDLFLQSLGEGEDTEFLVDHLLFVAVDQRAFNRCRTLELHCYNLVTEGVDFSKEVFYMSDAFNNMMWRRTLFLGDVLRRGYNFIFTDMDVMWLRNPFSQLYRDGEDLQMSSDCYSCNPIDNSFFNTGFYFVTANNKTIALFDEWYARRNNSKGMKDQDVLQKMKREGAFTRLGLKVRALETTYFSGFCRMSQDLRKVITVHANCCASMKAKLIDLRSVLEAWKVNNSNGTSNATTAAWPPVKGICLHDTSNKH, from the exons ATGAGCTTCTCCGGCGCCATCGCCTACCGTGCCACCGCGTCCATCGTCGTCGCCCCTCTTCTCGTTTTGGTCGTCATCTACGCCTGCTTATGGCCGCTTGGAGTACCCACAGCTTTCTTCCGCTTGCAACATGGTGCAAATACT ACGGAGATTACCCCAAAAGATGAACTGGAAGCAGCACTAGAGGCGGTCGCCATGGAGAACAGGACTTTGATCATCGCGATACTGAACAAGGCGTACGTGGAGCAGAACGCGATGCTGGATCTGTTCTTGCAAAGTCTTGGAGAAGGGGAGGACACCGAATTCTTGGTCGACCATCTTCTCTTCGTCGCCGTCGACCAGAGGGCCTTCAATAGATGCCGCACCCTGGAGCTTCACTGTTACAATCTCGTAACCGAGGGCGTCGACTTCTCCAAGGAGGTCTTCTACATGTCTGATGCATTCAACAACATGATGTGGCGAAGAACTCTCTTCCTCGGAGATGTCCTCCGGCGCGGATACAACTTCATCTTCACC GATATGGATGTCATGTGGCTACGGAATCCGTTCTCACAGTTGTATCGTGATGGAGAGGACCTTCAGATGAGCAGTGATTGCTACTCCTGCAACCCAATCGATAACTCCTTCTTCAACACCGGCTTCTATTTCGTGACAGCAAACAACAAGACCATAGCACTGTTCGACGAGTGGTATGCGAGGAGGAACAACTCGAAAGGCATGAAAGATCAAGATGTGTTGCAGAAGATGAAGAGGGAGGGCGCGTTCACGCGGCTGGGGCTGAAAGTGAGGGCCTTGGAGACTACCTATTTTAGTGGGTTCTGTAGAATGAGTCAGGACTTGAGGAAAGTGATTACGGTTCATGCGAACTGTTGTGCCAGCATGAAAGCTAAGCTCATAGACCTGAGATCTGTGCTAGAAGCTTGGAAGGTTAACAACTCCAATGGCACATCAAATGCTACTACTGCTGCATGGCCTCCGGTCAAGGGAATCTGCTTGCACGACACTAGTAATAAGCACTGA
- the LOC135586704 gene encoding uncharacterized protein LOC135586704, translating into MDLFASVELECREVSASQEDRLLCSRFLSDHRVDLYSDSSSSPPHCASPSGVGLSDMPYADSPVVFLSLPYSPSQSPAAPGDAASSGGILVQSSPLEGRTSTGADLLHASTGEVPHAGRDGSGSPGGGNKEVRVSKKRLRSTQVSSTESTTESPPEGIGILGFGFREEPSKFDQQLNLPSNNPRGATSDLTGRCESRESPELLDRAIGDQDAASIISPPLEEGTSCASRAREKSPENPSAMMPAVGDQNAASRATPEPRKLPASIISPPSEEGTSCASHAREKSSVNLSAMVSAVADDRLRMYLLDAIKMFAGKPNTGFADTDILEIAKMKGIDFPPPWWSQLGGYDPAEFRRWSQIGVYDLEDDKMPK; encoded by the exons ATGGACCTCTTTGCCTCCGTCGAGCTTGAGTGTCGTGAGGTTTCCGCCTCTCAGGAAGACCGCCTTCTGTGCTCCCGCTTCCTCAGCGACCACCGTGTCGACTTGTACAGCGACTCCTCCTCGTCCCCACCCCACTGCGCCTCCCCCTCCGGGGTCGGGCTTAGCGACATGCCTTATGCCGACTCCCCCGTCGTCTTTCTATCCTTACCATATTCTCCTTCTCAGTCTCCCGCCGCGCCCGGTGATGCCGCCTCCTCCGGTGGCATCCTCGTACAGTCCTCGCCCCTTGAGGGAAGAACATCCACCGGGGCTGATCTCTTGCATGCGTCCACCGGAGAGGTTCCCCACGCCGGCCGGGATGGTTCGGGGTCCCCTGGTGGCGGAAACAAGGAAGTTAGGGTTTCGAAGAAGCGATTGAGGAGCACGCAGGTTTCTTCCACGGAATCTACTACTGAATCGCCACCAGAAGGCATTGGGATTCTAGGGTTTGGTTTCCGCGAAGAACCATCGAAATTTGATCAACAGCTCAATCTCCCATCAAATAACCCCCGTGGCGCAACTAGTGATTTGACGGGAAGATGCGAATCTCGTGAATCACCGGAGCTCCTGGATCGTGCCATCGGAGACCAAGATGCTGCTTCCATCATAAGCCCTCCACTAGAGGAAGGGACTAGTTGCGCGTCTCGTGCTCGAGAGAAGTCACCTGAGAACCCGAGTGCAATGATGCCTGCAGTTGGCGATCAAAATGCTGCCTCCAGAGCAACTCCAGAGCCAAGGAAGCTGCCAGCATCCATCATAAGTCCTCCATCAGAGGAGGGGACTAGTTGTGCATCTCATGCTCGAGAGAAATCGTCTGTGAACCTGAGTGCAATGGTGTCTGCAGTTGCAGATGACCGGTTGCGGATGTATCTTCTTGATGCCATTAAGATGTTTGCTGGAAAACCCAACACAGGGTTTGCCGACACTGACATACTGGAGATTGCAAAAATGAAGGGGATAGACTTCCCACCTCCCTGGTGGTCGCAGCTTGGTGGCTATGATCCCGCGGAATTTAGGAGGTGGTCGCAGATTGGTGTGTATGATCTCGAG GATGATAAGATGCCGAAGTAA
- the LOC135674210 gene encoding uncharacterized protein LOC135674210, with the protein MATYGGVLRRSAAVVERARDSVRLTRKALARFARPQSFAAPPHAEAAAVRAVRNLRSFRLHYALLLWVLLLASLFPRHRATMLFLMAASKLALLYGALLKAFPNSALLRRILDRRISAALALTVICAELVMTGAVPQFLLAMGIGVPLVLFHALFRVRDDLTASGEETAAGTGGDPRPISEKKGDLEMGSR; encoded by the coding sequence ATGGCGACCTACGGCGGCGTCCTCCGGCGCTCCGCGGCCGTCGTGGAGCGCGCCCGCGACAGCGTTCGCTTGACCCGCAAGGCCCTGGCCCGCTTCGCCCGCCCACAGTCCTTCGCGGCCCCGCCCCACGCCGAGGCCGCCGCCGTCCGAGCCGTCCGCAACCTCCGCTCCTTCCGCCTCCACTACGCCCTCCTCCTCTGGGTCCTCCTCCTCGCCTCCCTCTTCCCCCGCCACCGCGCCACCATGCTCTTCCTCATGGCCGCCTCCAAGCTCGCTCTCCTCTACGGCGCCCTCCTCAAGGCCTTCCCCAATTCCGCCCTCCTCCGCCGGATCTTGGACCGCAGGATATCCGCCGCGCTCGCGCTGACCGTGATCTGCGCCGAGCTCGTGATGACGGGGGCCGTGCCGCAGTTCCTGCTCGCCATGGGCATCGGCGTGCCGCTCGTGCTGTTCCACGCCCTGTTCCGCGTGCGGGACGATCTGACGGCCAGCGGCGAGGAGACGGCTGCCGGAACCGGTGGCGATCCGAGGCCGATCTCGGAGAAGAAGGGAGATCTCGAAATGGGATCTCGGTAA
- the LOC135674207 gene encoding GATA transcription factor 26-like isoform X1 has translation MGIANWRLCFLLPALVVSRRLGHHLLRVISLGTPLWRNGPPEKPVLCNACGSRWRTKGSLTNYVPLHAREAFDSDELKVPKIKNISFKPKEHKWQKKKQSNNILESECEIQYCDQNFHKIAEGDTSNRSSSGSAISGSDSCVQFGTTDASDVTVCFSGSVQSNVWDSLVPSKRRTFVTRPKPSPVEKLTKDLCSILHEEQASNLSITSEDDLLYESLTPFDSSEIGYGGVLIKHPNSKSVEEESEASSLPVDKSYLRNEGYTGSSFPVNIEGKGTSFLNSGTGTMKSTTQLAQENVKRGKISHEKLKILRDRDSPLTSADLNIIVKYDVFMKYLTYEERQQLMKYLPSIDTVKPPESLKNMFSSPQFLETLSYFQQLLQEGVFDLSLSGANAEECRNLKRLVLLNCSNLQWLECYQKIKDAPSKKTRGGNGTSPRRKLTGLSNFSSLKRHHDKQNRDYPELSTMRSSKKVCKSGRMSPPRSSTQLESSIVSKVTDDTVDIADHEGGCSSPRRVLASPDDRSSMLAAVQFIADSPECDWLLDVPSGASFAEAELLYHPWKQKSNRNGSSTESGVEASDHPSSSFTNK, from the exons ATGGGGATTGCAAATTGGAGGCTGTGTTTCCTTCTTCCTGCTTTGGTAGTCAGCAGAAGACTAGGCCACCACTTGCTTAGAGTGATTTCCCTTG GTACCCCTCTTTGGCGGAATGGGCCACCTGAAAAACCAGTTTTATGCAATGCATGTGGTTCGAGGTGGAGGACCAAGGGTTCATTGACAAACTATGTACCACTACATGCTCGTGAAGCCTTTGATTCAGATGAGCTAAAagttccaaaaataaaaaatatatccttTAAGCCTAAAGAGCATAAGTGGCAAAAGAAAAAGCAAAGCAATAATATATTGGAAAGTGAATGTGAAATACAGTATTGTGATCAAAACTTTCATAAGATTGCCGAGGGAGACACAAGCAATCGATCCAGTTCTGGCTCAGCCATATCAGGTTCAGACAGCTGTGTACAATTTGGCACCACTGATGCAAGTGATGTAAcag TTTGCTTTTCAGGTTCAGTGCAATCAAACGTATGGGATTCACTTGTGCCATCAAAGAGGAGGACATTTGTGACTCGTCCAAAGCCTTCTCCAGTTGAAAAGCTTACAAAGGACCTATGTTCCATATTGCATGAAGAACAAGCTTCTAATTTGTCAATAACCTCAGAAGATGATTTACTTTATGAAAGTTTAACTCCATTTGACTCTTCGGAGATCGGGTATGGAGGTGTACTGATTAAACATCCAAACTCGAAATCTgtcgaggaggaatcagaagccaGCTCACTTCCAGTGGATAAATCATATCTTCGTAATGAAGGTTATACAGGTTCATCCTTTCCAGTAAATATTGAAGGCAAAGGGACAAGTTTTCTGAATTCTGGTACTGGCACAATGAAGTCTACAACACAATTGGCTCAAGAGAATGTGAAAAG GGGTAAAATTTCACATGAAAAGTTAAAAATCCTGCGAGACAGAGACTCTCCCCTGACTTCTGCAGATTTAAAT ATTATTGTCAAGTATGATGTTTTCATGAAATACCTGACATATGAGGAACGGCAACAATTGATGAAATATCTGCCATCTATAGACACTGTGAAACCTCCTGAAAG CCTTAAAAACATGTTTTCCAGTCCCCAATTCCTGGAGACATTGTCTTACTTCCAGCAACTGCTTCAGGAAGGAGTTTTTGATCTCTCCTTGTCAGGAGCAAATGCTGAGGAGTGTAGGAACCTGAAAAGGCTTGTACTACTAAATTGTTCAAATCTTCAATGGTTGGAGTGCTATCAAAAAATAAAG GATGCACCCTCCAAGAAGACAAGAGGAGGAAATGGAACATCTCCCAGACGGAAGCTTACTGGTCTTTCCAATTTCTCATCCCTGAAAAGGCATCATGATAAGCAAAACCGGGACTATCCAG AGCTAAGCACCATGAGAAGCTCGAAAAAAGTATGCAAATCCGGACGCATGAGCCCTCCAAGAAGTTCAACTCAGCTGGAATCTAGTATAGTTTCCAAAGTAACCGATGACACGGTGGACATTGCAGATCACGAAGGTGGTTGCTCGAGTCCAAGAAGAGTTTTGGCATCTCCTGATGATAGGAGCTCCATGCTAGCCGCGGTGCAGTTCATCGCCGACAGTCCCGAATGCGACTGGCTTCTGGATGTGCCTTCCGGTGCATCATTTGCCGAAGCGGAACTTCTGTACCATCCATGGAAACAGAAATCGAACCGGAATGGTTCCTCGACGGAGAGTGGAGTTGAAGCTTCCGACCACCCATCTTCAAGTTTCACCAACAAATAG
- the LOC135674207 gene encoding GATA transcription factor 26-like isoform X3: MGKQGPCCHCGVTSTPLWRNGPPEKPVLCNACGSRWRTKGSLTNYVPLHAREAFDSDELKVPKIKNISFKPKEHKWQKKKQSNNILESECEIQYCDQNFHKIAEGDTSNRSSSGSAISGSDSCVQFGTTDASDVTVCFSGSVQSNVWDSLVPSKRRTFVTRPKPSPVEKLTKDLCSILHEEQASNLSITSEDDLLYESLTPFDSSEIGYGGVLIKHPNSKSVEEESEASSLPVDKSYLRNEGYTGSSFPVNIEGKGTSFLNSGTGTMKSTTQLAQENVKRGKISHEKLKILRDRDSPLTSADLNIIVKYDVFMKYLTYEERQQLMKYLPSIDTVKPPESLKNMFSSPQFLETLSYFQQLLQEGVFDLSLSGANAEECRNLKRLVLLNCSNLQWLECYQKIKDAPSKKTRGGNGTSPRRKLTGLSNFSSLKRHHDKQNRDYPELSTMRSSKKVCKSGRMSPPRSSTQLESSIVSKVTDDTVDIADHEGGCSSPRRVLASPDDRSSMLAAVQFIADSPECDWLLDVPSGASFAEAELLYHPWKQKSNRNGSSTESGVEASDHPSSSFTNK; this comes from the exons ATGGGAAAGCAAGGACCTTGCTGCCATTGTGGAGTTACAA GTACCCCTCTTTGGCGGAATGGGCCACCTGAAAAACCAGTTTTATGCAATGCATGTGGTTCGAGGTGGAGGACCAAGGGTTCATTGACAAACTATGTACCACTACATGCTCGTGAAGCCTTTGATTCAGATGAGCTAAAagttccaaaaataaaaaatatatccttTAAGCCTAAAGAGCATAAGTGGCAAAAGAAAAAGCAAAGCAATAATATATTGGAAAGTGAATGTGAAATACAGTATTGTGATCAAAACTTTCATAAGATTGCCGAGGGAGACACAAGCAATCGATCCAGTTCTGGCTCAGCCATATCAGGTTCAGACAGCTGTGTACAATTTGGCACCACTGATGCAAGTGATGTAAcag TTTGCTTTTCAGGTTCAGTGCAATCAAACGTATGGGATTCACTTGTGCCATCAAAGAGGAGGACATTTGTGACTCGTCCAAAGCCTTCTCCAGTTGAAAAGCTTACAAAGGACCTATGTTCCATATTGCATGAAGAACAAGCTTCTAATTTGTCAATAACCTCAGAAGATGATTTACTTTATGAAAGTTTAACTCCATTTGACTCTTCGGAGATCGGGTATGGAGGTGTACTGATTAAACATCCAAACTCGAAATCTgtcgaggaggaatcagaagccaGCTCACTTCCAGTGGATAAATCATATCTTCGTAATGAAGGTTATACAGGTTCATCCTTTCCAGTAAATATTGAAGGCAAAGGGACAAGTTTTCTGAATTCTGGTACTGGCACAATGAAGTCTACAACACAATTGGCTCAAGAGAATGTGAAAAG GGGTAAAATTTCACATGAAAAGTTAAAAATCCTGCGAGACAGAGACTCTCCCCTGACTTCTGCAGATTTAAAT ATTATTGTCAAGTATGATGTTTTCATGAAATACCTGACATATGAGGAACGGCAACAATTGATGAAATATCTGCCATCTATAGACACTGTGAAACCTCCTGAAAG CCTTAAAAACATGTTTTCCAGTCCCCAATTCCTGGAGACATTGTCTTACTTCCAGCAACTGCTTCAGGAAGGAGTTTTTGATCTCTCCTTGTCAGGAGCAAATGCTGAGGAGTGTAGGAACCTGAAAAGGCTTGTACTACTAAATTGTTCAAATCTTCAATGGTTGGAGTGCTATCAAAAAATAAAG GATGCACCCTCCAAGAAGACAAGAGGAGGAAATGGAACATCTCCCAGACGGAAGCTTACTGGTCTTTCCAATTTCTCATCCCTGAAAAGGCATCATGATAAGCAAAACCGGGACTATCCAG AGCTAAGCACCATGAGAAGCTCGAAAAAAGTATGCAAATCCGGACGCATGAGCCCTCCAAGAAGTTCAACTCAGCTGGAATCTAGTATAGTTTCCAAAGTAACCGATGACACGGTGGACATTGCAGATCACGAAGGTGGTTGCTCGAGTCCAAGAAGAGTTTTGGCATCTCCTGATGATAGGAGCTCCATGCTAGCCGCGGTGCAGTTCATCGCCGACAGTCCCGAATGCGACTGGCTTCTGGATGTGCCTTCCGGTGCATCATTTGCCGAAGCGGAACTTCTGTACCATCCATGGAAACAGAAATCGAACCGGAATGGTTCCTCGACGGAGAGTGGAGTTGAAGCTTCCGACCACCCATCTTCAAGTTTCACCAACAAATAG
- the LOC135674207 gene encoding GATA transcription factor 26-like isoform X2, whose amino-acid sequence MGIANWRLCFLLPALVVSRRLGHHLLRVISLGTPLWRNGPPEKPVLCNACGSRWRTKGSLTNYVPLHAREAFDSDELKVPKIKNISFKPKEHKWQKKKQSNNILESECEIQYCDQNFHKIAEGDTSNRSSSGSAISGSDSCVQFGTTDASDVTGSVQSNVWDSLVPSKRRTFVTRPKPSPVEKLTKDLCSILHEEQASNLSITSEDDLLYESLTPFDSSEIGYGGVLIKHPNSKSVEEESEASSLPVDKSYLRNEGYTGSSFPVNIEGKGTSFLNSGTGTMKSTTQLAQENVKRGKISHEKLKILRDRDSPLTSADLNIIVKYDVFMKYLTYEERQQLMKYLPSIDTVKPPESLKNMFSSPQFLETLSYFQQLLQEGVFDLSLSGANAEECRNLKRLVLLNCSNLQWLECYQKIKDAPSKKTRGGNGTSPRRKLTGLSNFSSLKRHHDKQNRDYPELSTMRSSKKVCKSGRMSPPRSSTQLESSIVSKVTDDTVDIADHEGGCSSPRRVLASPDDRSSMLAAVQFIADSPECDWLLDVPSGASFAEAELLYHPWKQKSNRNGSSTESGVEASDHPSSSFTNK is encoded by the exons ATGGGGATTGCAAATTGGAGGCTGTGTTTCCTTCTTCCTGCTTTGGTAGTCAGCAGAAGACTAGGCCACCACTTGCTTAGAGTGATTTCCCTTG GTACCCCTCTTTGGCGGAATGGGCCACCTGAAAAACCAGTTTTATGCAATGCATGTGGTTCGAGGTGGAGGACCAAGGGTTCATTGACAAACTATGTACCACTACATGCTCGTGAAGCCTTTGATTCAGATGAGCTAAAagttccaaaaataaaaaatatatccttTAAGCCTAAAGAGCATAAGTGGCAAAAGAAAAAGCAAAGCAATAATATATTGGAAAGTGAATGTGAAATACAGTATTGTGATCAAAACTTTCATAAGATTGCCGAGGGAGACACAAGCAATCGATCCAGTTCTGGCTCAGCCATATCAGGTTCAGACAGCTGTGTACAATTTGGCACCACTGATGCAAGTGATGTAAcag GTTCAGTGCAATCAAACGTATGGGATTCACTTGTGCCATCAAAGAGGAGGACATTTGTGACTCGTCCAAAGCCTTCTCCAGTTGAAAAGCTTACAAAGGACCTATGTTCCATATTGCATGAAGAACAAGCTTCTAATTTGTCAATAACCTCAGAAGATGATTTACTTTATGAAAGTTTAACTCCATTTGACTCTTCGGAGATCGGGTATGGAGGTGTACTGATTAAACATCCAAACTCGAAATCTgtcgaggaggaatcagaagccaGCTCACTTCCAGTGGATAAATCATATCTTCGTAATGAAGGTTATACAGGTTCATCCTTTCCAGTAAATATTGAAGGCAAAGGGACAAGTTTTCTGAATTCTGGTACTGGCACAATGAAGTCTACAACACAATTGGCTCAAGAGAATGTGAAAAG GGGTAAAATTTCACATGAAAAGTTAAAAATCCTGCGAGACAGAGACTCTCCCCTGACTTCTGCAGATTTAAAT ATTATTGTCAAGTATGATGTTTTCATGAAATACCTGACATATGAGGAACGGCAACAATTGATGAAATATCTGCCATCTATAGACACTGTGAAACCTCCTGAAAG CCTTAAAAACATGTTTTCCAGTCCCCAATTCCTGGAGACATTGTCTTACTTCCAGCAACTGCTTCAGGAAGGAGTTTTTGATCTCTCCTTGTCAGGAGCAAATGCTGAGGAGTGTAGGAACCTGAAAAGGCTTGTACTACTAAATTGTTCAAATCTTCAATGGTTGGAGTGCTATCAAAAAATAAAG GATGCACCCTCCAAGAAGACAAGAGGAGGAAATGGAACATCTCCCAGACGGAAGCTTACTGGTCTTTCCAATTTCTCATCCCTGAAAAGGCATCATGATAAGCAAAACCGGGACTATCCAG AGCTAAGCACCATGAGAAGCTCGAAAAAAGTATGCAAATCCGGACGCATGAGCCCTCCAAGAAGTTCAACTCAGCTGGAATCTAGTATAGTTTCCAAAGTAACCGATGACACGGTGGACATTGCAGATCACGAAGGTGGTTGCTCGAGTCCAAGAAGAGTTTTGGCATCTCCTGATGATAGGAGCTCCATGCTAGCCGCGGTGCAGTTCATCGCCGACAGTCCCGAATGCGACTGGCTTCTGGATGTGCCTTCCGGTGCATCATTTGCCGAAGCGGAACTTCTGTACCATCCATGGAAACAGAAATCGAACCGGAATGGTTCCTCGACGGAGAGTGGAGTTGAAGCTTCCGACCACCCATCTTCAAGTTTCACCAACAAATAG
- the LOC135674207 gene encoding GATA transcription factor 26-like isoform X4: MGKQGPCCHCGVTSTPLWRNGPPEKPVLCNACGSRWRTKGSLTNYVPLHAREAFDSDELKVPKIKNISFKPKEHKWQKKKQSNNILESECEIQYCDQNFHKIAEGDTSNRSSSGSAISGSDSCVQFGTTDASDVTGSVQSNVWDSLVPSKRRTFVTRPKPSPVEKLTKDLCSILHEEQASNLSITSEDDLLYESLTPFDSSEIGYGGVLIKHPNSKSVEEESEASSLPVDKSYLRNEGYTGSSFPVNIEGKGTSFLNSGTGTMKSTTQLAQENVKRGKISHEKLKILRDRDSPLTSADLNIIVKYDVFMKYLTYEERQQLMKYLPSIDTVKPPESLKNMFSSPQFLETLSYFQQLLQEGVFDLSLSGANAEECRNLKRLVLLNCSNLQWLECYQKIKDAPSKKTRGGNGTSPRRKLTGLSNFSSLKRHHDKQNRDYPELSTMRSSKKVCKSGRMSPPRSSTQLESSIVSKVTDDTVDIADHEGGCSSPRRVLASPDDRSSMLAAVQFIADSPECDWLLDVPSGASFAEAELLYHPWKQKSNRNGSSTESGVEASDHPSSSFTNK, encoded by the exons ATGGGAAAGCAAGGACCTTGCTGCCATTGTGGAGTTACAA GTACCCCTCTTTGGCGGAATGGGCCACCTGAAAAACCAGTTTTATGCAATGCATGTGGTTCGAGGTGGAGGACCAAGGGTTCATTGACAAACTATGTACCACTACATGCTCGTGAAGCCTTTGATTCAGATGAGCTAAAagttccaaaaataaaaaatatatccttTAAGCCTAAAGAGCATAAGTGGCAAAAGAAAAAGCAAAGCAATAATATATTGGAAAGTGAATGTGAAATACAGTATTGTGATCAAAACTTTCATAAGATTGCCGAGGGAGACACAAGCAATCGATCCAGTTCTGGCTCAGCCATATCAGGTTCAGACAGCTGTGTACAATTTGGCACCACTGATGCAAGTGATGTAAcag GTTCAGTGCAATCAAACGTATGGGATTCACTTGTGCCATCAAAGAGGAGGACATTTGTGACTCGTCCAAAGCCTTCTCCAGTTGAAAAGCTTACAAAGGACCTATGTTCCATATTGCATGAAGAACAAGCTTCTAATTTGTCAATAACCTCAGAAGATGATTTACTTTATGAAAGTTTAACTCCATTTGACTCTTCGGAGATCGGGTATGGAGGTGTACTGATTAAACATCCAAACTCGAAATCTgtcgaggaggaatcagaagccaGCTCACTTCCAGTGGATAAATCATATCTTCGTAATGAAGGTTATACAGGTTCATCCTTTCCAGTAAATATTGAAGGCAAAGGGACAAGTTTTCTGAATTCTGGTACTGGCACAATGAAGTCTACAACACAATTGGCTCAAGAGAATGTGAAAAG GGGTAAAATTTCACATGAAAAGTTAAAAATCCTGCGAGACAGAGACTCTCCCCTGACTTCTGCAGATTTAAAT ATTATTGTCAAGTATGATGTTTTCATGAAATACCTGACATATGAGGAACGGCAACAATTGATGAAATATCTGCCATCTATAGACACTGTGAAACCTCCTGAAAG CCTTAAAAACATGTTTTCCAGTCCCCAATTCCTGGAGACATTGTCTTACTTCCAGCAACTGCTTCAGGAAGGAGTTTTTGATCTCTCCTTGTCAGGAGCAAATGCTGAGGAGTGTAGGAACCTGAAAAGGCTTGTACTACTAAATTGTTCAAATCTTCAATGGTTGGAGTGCTATCAAAAAATAAAG GATGCACCCTCCAAGAAGACAAGAGGAGGAAATGGAACATCTCCCAGACGGAAGCTTACTGGTCTTTCCAATTTCTCATCCCTGAAAAGGCATCATGATAAGCAAAACCGGGACTATCCAG AGCTAAGCACCATGAGAAGCTCGAAAAAAGTATGCAAATCCGGACGCATGAGCCCTCCAAGAAGTTCAACTCAGCTGGAATCTAGTATAGTTTCCAAAGTAACCGATGACACGGTGGACATTGCAGATCACGAAGGTGGTTGCTCGAGTCCAAGAAGAGTTTTGGCATCTCCTGATGATAGGAGCTCCATGCTAGCCGCGGTGCAGTTCATCGCCGACAGTCCCGAATGCGACTGGCTTCTGGATGTGCCTTCCGGTGCATCATTTGCCGAAGCGGAACTTCTGTACCATCCATGGAAACAGAAATCGAACCGGAATGGTTCCTCGACGGAGAGTGGAGTTGAAGCTTCCGACCACCCATCTTCAAGTTTCACCAACAAATAG
- the LOC135674211 gene encoding nucleoside diphosphate kinase 1, translating to MEQTFIMIKPDGVQRGLVGEIISRFEKKGFYLKGLKMVSVERSFAEKHYADLSAKPFFAGLVEYIISGPVVAMVWAGKNVVVTGRKIIGATNPADSAPGTIRGDLAIEIGRNVIHGSDSIESASKEIALWFPEGVAEWQSNLHPWIYE from the exons ATGGAGCAGACCTTTATCATGATTAAGCCTGATGGCGTCCAACGAGGACTG GTTGGGGAAATCATTAGCCGATTCGAGAAGAAGGGTTTCTACTTGAAAG GCTTGAAGATGGTGAGCGTGGAGCGCTCCTTCGCCGAGAAGCACTACGCCGACCTCTCTGCGAAGCCTTTCTTTGCGGGACTGGTGGAGTACATCATCTCGGGTCCCGTGGTCGCGATGGTGTGGGCGGGGAAGAACGTGGTCGTCACTGGTCGCAAGATCATCGGCGCCACCAACCCGGCTGACTCCGCCCCCGGCACCATCCGAGGGGACCTTGCGATCGAGATCGGCAG GAATGTCATTCATGGAAGCGACTCGATCGAGAGTGCGAGCAAAGAGATTGCTTTGTGGTTTCCTGAAGGTGTTGCCGAGTGGCAGAGCAACCTCCACCCCTGGATCTACGAGTAG